The Hymenobacter sp. GOD-10R genome includes a window with the following:
- a CDS encoding peroxiredoxin, which translates to MAVLVGKRAPSFRAKAVIDGNIEDEFSLDRYLGKKHVLFYFYPSDFSAICPTEVLAFQDRLAEFEAKNVAIVGCSTDSHNAHLAWYQIPRNQGGVAGVTYPLVADATKTISANYDVLGGHYDYNDAGEMVFVGSPVAYRGWFLIDKDGIVRHQVVNDRPLGRSIDEALRMVAALQFFETNGEACPVDWKEPTPQGALR; encoded by the coding sequence ATGGCCGTTCTCGTTGGTAAACGTGCTCCATCTTTCCGCGCTAAAGCTGTCATCGACGGCAATATTGAAGACGAGTTTTCACTCGACCGCTACCTAGGCAAGAAGCACGTCCTTTTTTACTTTTATCCTTCTGACTTTTCGGCTATCTGTCCCACAGAAGTGTTGGCGTTTCAGGATCGTCTTGCCGAGTTCGAGGCCAAGAACGTAGCGATAGTTGGCTGCTCCACTGATTCGCACAATGCCCACCTAGCTTGGTACCAGATTCCGCGTAACCAAGGCGGTGTGGCGGGTGTTACGTACCCGCTGGTAGCTGACGCGACCAAGACGATTTCGGCCAATTACGACGTGCTGGGTGGTCATTACGACTACAACGACGCCGGCGAAATGGTCTTTGTAGGCTCCCCAGTGGCTTACCGAGGCTGGTTCCTGATTGATAAAGATGGGATTGTGCGCCATCAGGTCGTGAACGACCGCCCGCTGGGGCGCAGCATCGACGAAGCGCTGCGCATGGTAGCGGCGCTGCAATTTTTTGAAACCAACGGAGAAGCTTGTCCCGTCGACTGGAAAGAACCCACACCACAAGGCGCGCTGCGCTAG
- a CDS encoding NAD(P)-dependent oxidoreductase, whose product MAEQLAFLGLGGMGVAMAKNLLKAGHQLNVYNRTASKAAPLQELGARVANTPAEAVQGASVVFTMVTDDAALETITTGSDGLLSGLAQGAVHVSCSTVAPDTNRRLAEAHQKHGSALLAMPVFGKPEAAAAGKLWLVVAGSTAAKQKAAPYLGAIGQGTYDFGEDPGAASLVKLCGNFMLGAAIEAMAEAFTLAQKSGIDRQKVHEFFSNTLFDCAVYKNYGKLIASQHYQPVGAEPVIIRKDLKLVLREAQEQIVPMPFANIIFDQLSATVARGRENIDWAIFAQLAADNAGLGQKG is encoded by the coding sequence ATGGCTGAACAACTTGCCTTTTTAGGTCTCGGTGGCATGGGCGTGGCGATGGCAAAAAATCTGCTCAAAGCTGGTCATCAGCTCAACGTGTACAACCGCACCGCTAGCAAAGCGGCTCCGCTGCAAGAGCTAGGTGCGCGCGTAGCTAATACACCAGCCGAAGCAGTTCAGGGCGCTTCCGTCGTTTTTACCATGGTGACCGACGATGCCGCACTGGAGACCATCACGACGGGCTCCGATGGCCTGCTCAGCGGCCTTGCGCAGGGAGCCGTGCACGTTTCGTGTAGTACCGTGGCGCCCGACACCAACCGCCGCCTTGCAGAAGCGCACCAGAAACACGGCTCCGCGCTGCTGGCAATGCCCGTATTTGGCAAACCTGAAGCGGCGGCAGCCGGAAAGCTTTGGCTTGTCGTAGCCGGCTCCACCGCAGCCAAGCAGAAAGCAGCGCCCTACCTAGGTGCCATCGGACAAGGGACGTACGACTTCGGCGAAGACCCCGGCGCGGCTAGCTTAGTGAAACTTTGCGGCAACTTCATGCTAGGTGCCGCCATCGAGGCCATGGCCGAAGCCTTTACGTTGGCTCAGAAAAGTGGTATCGACCGCCAGAAGGTGCACGAGTTTTTTAGCAACACCCTCTTCGACTGCGCGGTGTACAAGAACTATGGTAAGCTCATTGCCAGCCAGCACTACCAGCCCGTCGGGGCCGAACCGGTTATTATCCGCAAGGACCTGAAGCTGGTCCTGCGCGAGGCCCAAGAACAGATTGTGCCCATGCCGTTCGCAAATATCATTTTTGACCAGCTTTCCGCCACAGTTGCCCGCGGTCGAGAGAATATTGACTGGGCTATCTTTGCGCAGCTCGCCGCCGATAACGCCGGCCTAGGGCAGAAAGGGTAA
- a CDS encoding fasciclin domain-containing protein, which yields MKKTFRTTSYFLLSASILATSLASCGGDNKGADVATQEPGSTMSVADSANMPTDSARMGKADGVMVDGVAMTPDRSIVQNAVQAKSMTTLVKAVQAAGLDGTLSGAGPYTVFAPNNAAFDKLPKGALAGLMRPESKDKLKGLLTYHVIASRLLAADLRDGQELTTVNGEKIKVSVKDGKVMINNATVSTPDVVSSNGVTHIIDTVLMPPAETE from the coding sequence GAAAACCTTCCGTACTACATCCTATTTCCTGCTCAGTGCAAGTATTCTAGCCACCAGCCTAGCTAGCTGTGGCGGCGACAACAAAGGTGCCGACGTGGCAACGCAGGAGCCCGGCTCTACTATGAGCGTCGCCGACTCGGCCAATATGCCCACTGACTCCGCCCGCATGGGCAAGGCCGATGGCGTCATGGTTGACGGTGTTGCCATGACCCCCGACCGTAGCATTGTGCAGAACGCTGTGCAAGCTAAAAGCATGACGACGCTAGTAAAAGCTGTGCAAGCGGCCGGCCTCGACGGTACGCTGAGCGGTGCGGGTCCGTACACCGTATTCGCGCCCAACAATGCTGCCTTCGATAAGCTTCCCAAAGGCGCTCTTGCTGGCCTCATGCGCCCCGAAAGCAAAGACAAGCTAAAAGGCTTGCTGACCTATCACGTCATTGCGAGCCGCCTACTGGCCGCTGACCTGCGTGATGGTCAGGAGCTAACCACCGTGAACGGCGAGAAAATCAAGGTTTCAGTGAAGGATGGCAAAGTGATGATCAACAACGCTACCGTCTCGACTCCCGATGTGGTTTCAAGCAACGGCGTAACGCACATCATCGACACTGTGCTGATGCCTCCGGCAGAAACGGAATAG
- a CDS encoding energy transducer TonB has protein sequence MKKITFALAFGLLAATAPAFAQKAQSKSPAPTPETTPATEAAAPAPGHVGKSIPVAEYYEGGQEAMYAFIEKELKYPILAKRNRIQGTCIVSFTLNTDGTLSGVKLVKGVGGGCGEEALRVAKLLQFKKPDYAILTSLPIVFKL, from the coding sequence ATGAAAAAAATCACGTTTGCGCTGGCCTTCGGTTTGTTGGCGGCCACGGCCCCAGCTTTTGCCCAGAAAGCTCAATCTAAATCGCCTGCGCCTACGCCTGAAACCACTCCAGCGACTGAAGCCGCAGCTCCGGCCCCCGGCCACGTTGGTAAGTCCATTCCCGTGGCCGAATACTACGAGGGCGGCCAGGAAGCTATGTATGCTTTTATAGAAAAGGAACTGAAGTATCCCATTTTGGCCAAACGCAACCGAATTCAGGGTACTTGCATCGTGAGCTTCACGCTGAATACGGATGGCACGCTGTCGGGCGTTAAGCTGGTGAAAGGCGTGGGCGGCGGCTGCGGCGAAGAAGCCTTGCGTGTGGCGAAGCTGCTTCAGTTTAAAAAGCCTGACTACGCCATCCTGACGAGCTTGCCTATTGTCTTTAAGTTGTAG
- the rsgA gene encoding ribosome small subunit-dependent GTPase A, with amino-acid sequence MTGIVVKSTGSWYLVRDLATGQLHRCRLRGKFKQKGLKVNNPLAVGDQVEFTVEEQTEGAGVIHHIEPRRNYIIRRSVHKTEHAHIVAANLDQALLVVTLVSPATSFGFIDRFLVTAEAYSIPVTLIFNKADLHDEDLTDYQQQIQKMYKRTGYPSLLAAARTGEGVAEIDALLDGKVTLLSGHSGVGKSTLINALVPDLDLKTAEISEFSDKGVHTTTFAEMLEVRPGTYIIDTPGIKELGLVDIPPAQLGHFFPEMRALLNQCRYHNCTHVHEPGCAVREAVEKGKIALPRYDSYLSMLNEEDNRH; translated from the coding sequence ATGACTGGCATTGTTGTTAAATCTACCGGCTCATGGTACTTGGTGCGCGACCTAGCTACGGGGCAGCTGCACCGATGCCGGTTGCGAGGTAAATTCAAACAGAAGGGGTTGAAAGTGAACAACCCGCTGGCGGTGGGCGACCAGGTGGAGTTTACGGTGGAAGAACAAACGGAAGGTGCGGGCGTCATTCACCACATTGAGCCGCGGCGCAACTACATCATTCGGCGCTCGGTGCACAAGACGGAGCATGCCCACATTGTAGCCGCCAACCTCGATCAGGCGCTGCTGGTGGTTACGCTGGTGTCGCCGGCTACTTCGTTTGGGTTTATCGACCGGTTCTTGGTAACGGCCGAGGCGTATAGCATTCCCGTCACGCTCATCTTCAACAAAGCCGACCTGCACGACGAAGACCTAACGGACTACCAGCAGCAAATTCAAAAAATGTACAAGCGTACGGGCTATCCTAGCCTGCTTGCTGCAGCGCGCACAGGCGAAGGAGTGGCTGAGATTGACGCGCTGCTGGATGGCAAAGTCACGTTGCTTTCGGGCCATTCGGGCGTGGGCAAGAGTACACTTATTAATGCATTGGTACCCGACCTCGATCTTAAAACTGCCGAAATCAGCGAGTTCTCGGATAAGGGCGTGCACACCACTACGTTTGCCGAAATGTTGGAAGTACGACCTGGCACCTATATTATTGATACGCCAGGCATTAAAGAGCTAGGTTTGGTGGATATCCCGCCGGCTCAACTCGGGCATTTTTTCCCGGAGATGCGCGCTTTGCTCAACCAATGCCGTTATCATAATTGCACCCACGTGCACGAGCCCGGCTGCGCCGTGCGCGAAGCCGTGGAAAAGGGCAAAATCGCCTTGCCGCGTTACGACAGCTACCTGAGTATGCTGAACGAGGAAGACAACCGACACTAA
- a CDS encoding 3-deoxy-D-manno-octulosonic acid transferase: protein MLAVYNIALRLYATLLQLVAPFNSKAAQWVAGRRGLLAHIQSTIRHETAPIAWFHCASLGEFEQGRPLIEAFAQQYPGYKIVLTFFSPSGYNVRKNWPGAHYVFYLPLDTAAHARTFLDAVRPRLAVFVKYEFWYHFLSELHHRQIPTICVSAIFRPEQAFFKPWGGLFRRILGSFTHIFTQNEASAELLRSINIRQVSVAGDTRFDTVVSTAAAPPKSLPLLEAFVADKAPVLVVGSSWPEDISIVAPPLRHIMGDSIKLRVIVAPHELHESGLRQLEAMVPGQAVRYSAAQPDTVAQASILIIDSIGLLRELYRYGAIGYVGGAFGKGLHNTLEAAVFGLPLTFGPRYKKFQEAQELVALGGARPVESSAQLEAIVRTWLQDTQVRQLASQTNRQYVLDHAGATAKIMAALPLERD, encoded by the coding sequence TTGTTAGCAGTCTACAATATTGCGCTTCGTCTGTATGCCACGCTGCTGCAGCTGGTGGCGCCTTTCAACTCAAAAGCTGCCCAATGGGTAGCGGGCCGGCGCGGTTTGCTAGCGCACATTCAATCCACAATTCGCCATGAAACAGCGCCAATAGCGTGGTTCCATTGTGCTTCGCTGGGCGAATTTGAGCAAGGGCGCCCACTGATAGAGGCATTTGCCCAACAGTATCCTGGTTACAAGATCGTGCTGACGTTCTTTTCGCCCTCGGGTTACAATGTGCGTAAGAACTGGCCGGGCGCCCACTATGTGTTTTATCTGCCGCTCGATACAGCTGCGCACGCCCGCACCTTTTTAGACGCGGTCCGACCTAGGTTAGCCGTTTTTGTGAAGTACGAGTTTTGGTACCACTTCCTATCGGAGCTGCACCACCGGCAAATTCCGACTATTTGCGTTTCGGCTATTTTTCGCCCCGAGCAAGCCTTCTTTAAACCCTGGGGCGGCTTGTTTCGACGCATTCTCGGGAGCTTCACGCACATTTTCACTCAGAATGAAGCATCCGCAGAGCTGTTACGGAGCATTAATATCCGGCAAGTAAGCGTGGCTGGCGATACGCGTTTTGACACGGTGGTGAGCACCGCGGCCGCGCCGCCGAAGTCGCTGCCGCTACTTGAGGCCTTTGTGGCTGATAAAGCGCCAGTGCTGGTGGTGGGTAGTAGCTGGCCGGAAGACATTTCGATAGTTGCCCCGCCGTTGCGTCATATTATGGGGGACAGCATCAAACTGCGCGTGATTGTGGCACCGCACGAACTGCATGAGTCGGGTTTGCGGCAGCTCGAAGCCATGGTACCGGGGCAGGCTGTACGCTATTCTGCCGCCCAGCCCGATACGGTGGCGCAAGCTAGCATCCTGATTATTGATTCGATTGGCTTGCTGCGTGAGCTATACCGTTATGGCGCTATTGGCTATGTAGGTGGTGCTTTCGGCAAAGGGCTCCATAACACCTTGGAAGCGGCCGTATTTGGCCTGCCCCTGACTTTCGGGCCGCGGTATAAGAAATTCCAGGAGGCGCAGGAGCTGGTAGCACTTGGCGGCGCACGTCCCGTAGAGAGTAGTGCCCAGCTAGAAGCCATAGTACGAACGTGGCTTCAGGATACTCAGGTGCGGCAACTTGCTAGCCAGACCAACCGGCAGTACGTACTTGACCATGCCGGCGCCACAGCCAAAATTATGGCGGCGCTGCCGCTAGAGCGTGACTGA
- a CDS encoding DUF5606 domain-containing protein, translated as MPYDLKEIAAISGMPGLYRLVRPTRAGVIIESLDERGTRSVASARNKVSLLHEISIYTEDYDQTVPLTEVFDRVYQKYGTALPLSNKSNDQDLVAFMGDIIPDYDRQRVYLSDIKKLVTWYHAVSSRLEYQEAATPGEDAGTQQEQPADDEALSTAGIIPTEADSDATANPEATEKSA; from the coding sequence ATGCCTTACGACCTGAAGGAAATTGCCGCCATTAGCGGAATGCCCGGTCTTTACCGCTTAGTGCGTCCAACCCGTGCTGGCGTCATCATCGAATCGCTTGACGAGCGCGGCACTCGTTCGGTAGCTTCGGCACGCAACAAGGTTTCGCTCTTGCACGAAATCTCTATTTACACCGAGGATTACGACCAAACGGTACCGCTAACAGAAGTGTTTGACCGGGTGTATCAGAAGTACGGCACAGCCCTACCGCTGAGCAACAAGTCGAATGATCAGGACTTGGTAGCCTTCATGGGCGACATCATTCCTGACTATGACCGTCAGCGCGTGTACTTGTCCGACATCAAGAAATTGGTGACGTGGTACCACGCCGTTAGCAGCCGCTTGGAATACCAAGAAGCCGCCACGCCAGGCGAAGATGCTGGAACACAGCAAGAGCAGCCAGCCGACGACGAAGCACTAAGCACCGCAGGTATCATTCCGACGGAAGCTGACTCGGATGCAACTGCCAATCCAGAAGCTACTGAGAAGAGCGCTTAA
- the fbp gene encoding class 1 fructose-bisphosphatase — MDHNSLALPVGTTLDRFIMRKQEDFPYATGELSQLLRDIALATKIVNREINRSGLIDIAGAYGNRNVQGEDQQKLDVVANIRFIRALRNGGEVCTIVSEEDEEVIQTGNNQGKYVVAMDPLDGSSNIDVNVSIGTIFSIYRRISPTGTVGNEQDCLQRGTHQVAAGYVIYGSSTMLVYTTGNGVNGFTYEPSLGEFFLSHPNITIPASGTVYSINEGSAESFSEGLAAFIAHCKKQSYSARYIGSLVADFHRNLLKGGIYIYPATKKSPSGKLRLLYECNPLAFIVEQAGGKSSNGYTRTMEIEPTGLHDRCPVIIGSKELVEKAEEFLAAEHSEAPIVNS; from the coding sequence ATGGATCATAACTCACTGGCGCTGCCTGTTGGTACTACCCTCGACCGTTTTATTATGCGCAAGCAGGAAGATTTCCCCTACGCAACGGGTGAACTCTCTCAGTTGCTGCGCGATATTGCTTTAGCTACTAAGATTGTTAATCGTGAAATTAATCGCTCGGGCCTAATTGATATTGCAGGTGCTTATGGCAACCGCAACGTACAAGGTGAAGATCAGCAAAAGCTAGATGTAGTGGCTAATATTCGCTTCATCCGGGCTCTGCGTAATGGTGGTGAGGTGTGCACCATTGTTTCGGAAGAAGATGAAGAAGTAATCCAGACTGGCAACAACCAAGGCAAATACGTAGTAGCCATGGACCCGCTGGATGGTTCCTCCAACATCGACGTTAACGTTAGCATCGGTACTATTTTCAGTATCTACCGGCGTATTTCTCCCACCGGCACCGTGGGCAATGAGCAGGACTGTCTCCAGCGGGGTACCCACCAAGTGGCGGCTGGCTATGTAATTTATGGCTCCAGCACCATGCTGGTGTATACCACTGGCAACGGCGTAAATGGCTTTACCTACGAGCCTTCTCTAGGTGAATTCTTCCTCTCGCACCCTAATATCACCATCCCGGCTAGCGGCACCGTTTATTCGATCAACGAAGGCAGTGCCGAATCCTTCTCCGAAGGGCTGGCGGCTTTCATCGCACATTGCAAGAAGCAAAGCTATTCGGCACGCTACATTGGGTCGTTGGTAGCCGACTTCCACCGCAACCTGTTGAAGGGCGGTATTTATATTTATCCGGCAACCAAAAAATCGCCCAGTGGTAAGCTCCGCTTGTTGTACGAGTGCAATCCGTTGGCTTTCATTGTGGAGCAAGCGGGTGGCAAGTCCAGCAACGGCTATACACGAACAATGGAAATCGAGCCTACCGGCTTGCACGACCGTTGCCCAGTTATCATTGGCTCCAAGGAGTTAGTGGAGAAGGCCGAAGAGTTTTTGGCTGCTGAACACTCCGAAGCTCCCATTGTAAATAGCTAA